Proteins encoded by one window of Leopardus geoffroyi isolate Oge1 chromosome X, O.geoffroyi_Oge1_pat1.0, whole genome shotgun sequence:
- the TCEAL2 gene encoding transcription elongation factor A protein-like 2 isoform X1, with the protein MRASSVCLFSALYKARKGRETCPEFLQDRKRRQNLNMEKFCNGNEGMPEKQGEMEYKEQPQDVGKPEETCTLEDKEKLGNEGKTNHKGKTENEILKDNQKPGSVAKAKEGKPVSEGKSVSERKPESQGKPKEEGKPVSEGKPGNKGQPKEGEAGSEGEPKEEKSENEGRPESQEKPKEEKPANEPKTAGKRPAGDDVPKKAKRKTKKGLAQCLKEYKEAIHDMHLSNEEMIREFDEMARVEDEVKKTKQKLGGFMWMQKSLQDPFHPRGPRELRGGCRAPQRGFEDIPFV; encoded by the exons ATGCGCGCCAG TTCTGTGTGTTTATTCTCAGCACTCTACAAggctagaaaaggaagagaaacctgTCCTGAATTCCTGCAGG acaggaAAAGGAGGCAAAATCTCAACATGGAAAAATTCTGCAATGGAAATGAAGGAATGCCTGAGAAGCAAGGAGAGATGGAATACAAAGAACAGCCACAGGATGTGGGAAAGCCAGAAGAAACTTGTACTCTGGAAGACAAGGAAAAGTTAGGAAATGAGGGGAAAACAAATCacaagggaaagacagaaaatgaaattctaaagGACAACCAAAAGCCAGGGAGTGTGgcaaaagcaaaagaaggaaagccAGTGAGCGAGGGAAAATCAGTCAgtgagagaaagccagagagccagggaaagccaaaagaagaaggaaaacctgTGAGTGAGGGGAAGCCAGGGAACAAAGGACAGCCAAaagaaggagaagcagggagtgagggagagccaaaagaggaaaaatcagagaatgagggaaggccagagagccaggaaaagccaaaagaagaaaaaccagccAATGAACCAAAGACTGCAGGAAAGCGCCCAGCTGGGGATGATGTACCCAAGAAGgccaaaagaaaaaccaaaaagggGTTGGCTCAGTGCCTCAAGGAATATAAAGAGGCCATACATGATATGCATTTGAGCAATGAGGAGATGATAAGAGAATTTGATGAGATGGCCAGGGTGGAGGATGAGGTAAAGAAAACCAAGCAGAAATTGGGGGGGTTTATGTGGATGCAAAAAAGTTTACAGGACCCCTTCCACCCAAGGGGCCCAAGGGAACTCAGAGGTGGTTGCAGGGCCCCACAAAGGGGCTTTGAAGACATTCCTTTTGTGTAG
- the TCEAL2 gene encoding transcription elongation factor A protein-like 2 isoform X2 — MEKFCNGNEGMPEKQGEMEYKEQPQDVGKPEETCTLEDKEKLGNEGKTNHKGKTENEILKDNQKPGSVAKAKEGKPVSEGKSVSERKPESQGKPKEEGKPVSEGKPGNKGQPKEGEAGSEGEPKEEKSENEGRPESQEKPKEEKPANEPKTAGKRPAGDDVPKKAKRKTKKGLAQCLKEYKEAIHDMHLSNEEMIREFDEMARVEDEVKKTKQKLGGFMWMQKSLQDPFHPRGPRELRGGCRAPQRGFEDIPFV; from the coding sequence ATGGAAAAATTCTGCAATGGAAATGAAGGAATGCCTGAGAAGCAAGGAGAGATGGAATACAAAGAACAGCCACAGGATGTGGGAAAGCCAGAAGAAACTTGTACTCTGGAAGACAAGGAAAAGTTAGGAAATGAGGGGAAAACAAATCacaagggaaagacagaaaatgaaattctaaagGACAACCAAAAGCCAGGGAGTGTGgcaaaagcaaaagaaggaaagccAGTGAGCGAGGGAAAATCAGTCAgtgagagaaagccagagagccagggaaagccaaaagaagaaggaaaacctgTGAGTGAGGGGAAGCCAGGGAACAAAGGACAGCCAAaagaaggagaagcagggagtgagggagagccaaaagaggaaaaatcagagaatgagggaaggccagagagccaggaaaagccaaaagaagaaaaaccagccAATGAACCAAAGACTGCAGGAAAGCGCCCAGCTGGGGATGATGTACCCAAGAAGgccaaaagaaaaaccaaaaagggGTTGGCTCAGTGCCTCAAGGAATATAAAGAGGCCATACATGATATGCATTTGAGCAATGAGGAGATGATAAGAGAATTTGATGAGATGGCCAGGGTGGAGGATGAGGTAAAGAAAACCAAGCAGAAATTGGGGGGGTTTATGTGGATGCAAAAAAGTTTACAGGACCCCTTCCACCCAAGGGGCCCAAGGGAACTCAGAGGTGGTTGCAGGGCCCCACAAAGGGGCTTTGAAGACATTCCTTTTGTGTAG
- the TCEAL6 gene encoding transcription elongation factor A protein-like 6 isoform X3: MEKLYNENEGKLEIEGKPEDEVDTEDEGKSDEEEKLEVEGKPGHEGKLQNEGQPGDEGQPEDEGKQEKQGKSENEGKPHSEGKPESLAKAESESRAAEKRPAEDYVPRKAKRKTDRGTDDSPKDYQEDLQERHLGSEEMMRECGDVSRAQEELRKKQKMGGFHWMQRDVQDPFAPRGQRGVRGMRGGGRGQRGLHDIPYL, translated from the coding sequence ATGGAAAAACTCTacaatgaaaatgaaggaaagctgGAAATCGAGGGAAAGCCAGAAGATGAAGTAGATACAGAAGATGAAGGAAAATCAGATGAGGAAGAAAAGCTGGAAGTGGAGGGGAAGCCAGGGCATGAGGGAAAGCTCCAGAATGAGGGACAGCCAGGTGATGAGGGACAACCAGAAGATGAGGGAAAGCAAGAAAAGCAGGGCAAGTCTGAAAATGAGGGAAAACCACACAGCGAGGGCAAGCCAGAATCCCTGGCAAAGGCTGAGAGTGAGTCGCGGGCTGCCGAAAAGCGCCCAGCTGAAGATTATGTGCctaggaaagcaaaaagaaaaacggACAGGGGGACAGACGATTCCCCCAAGGACTATCAGGAGGACTTACAGGAAAGGCACTTGGGCAGTGAGGAAATGATGAGAGAATGTGGAGATGTGTCAAGGGCTCAGGAAGAgctaaggaaaaaacagaaaatgggtgGTTTTCATTGGATGCAAAGAGATGTACAGGATCCCTTTGCCCCAAGGGGGCAGCGGGGTGTCAGGGGAATGAGGGGCGGAGGTAGGGGCCAAAGGGGCTTACATGATATCCCATATCTTTAA